The Patescibacteria group bacterium sequence GCCAAAATAATGGTATTGGTGGCGGCCAATTTGTAAAACAAATTATCTCAGATACTTTTGACATTGATATTCATTATTTTGCGGCCGTAGATTTCCAAGGCTTTATAGAAATGATTGATGAAATCGGTGGTATAGATATCAATGTTGAGACATCTTTCGTAGACAATCAATTCCCTACTTATGATGAAAAATGGCAATCCGTATCCTTTCAGGCAGGCTGGCAAAAAATGGATGGTATCACGGCTCTACACTATGCTCGTAGTCGGCATGGCAACCATGGAGAAGGTTCTGATTTTGCCCGTATCAAAAGGCAACAAAAAATTATCATCGCCGCCAAAGATAAGATGACTTCCTTTAATACTCTGATAAACCCCAAAAAAATTACCAATTTGTTTTCTATGTTTAGTAAATATACCACTACTGACCTAGAGCCTTGGGAAGCTGTCAAATTAGTGCATCTAGCCAAAGACTTGAACACCCAAAAAATAGTAACCCAATCAATTGATGATCGCCCAGGTGGATATCTAAAATCTGGGATAGCTTTGGATGGCGCTTATATACTCCAGCCTACTACCGGAAACTTCTCTCAGATATCAATGCTTATAAAAAACATCTTTGATTTACAAAAAGTATCTGATGAAAATGCCAAGATAGTCATACAAAATGGCACTACTGTACCTGGCCTAGCTTTGAAGGCTGTTAATTATTTGGATCAAATGGGGTATAATATAATAAGATATGGTAATTCTGAAGACCAAAGTAAAGTTTCTACTGTTATTTATGATTATACTGGCCAAAAAAATCAGACCAAAGAGTCTCTAGAAGCTAT is a genomic window containing:
- a CDS encoding LCP family protein; translation: MDFKKRKINLLDEASQHGIYNQDSYHEPSKNTGPAIKKEKKKSSGKRKCLSCFFIFLIITFFTMASIVSADNDSFLAGVKNSYLVRQITHIISSKEKYLEGEKEDRINFVLMGMGGEGHNGPYLTDTLMIASFQPSTKEAAIFSLPRDMIVPITPGNYKKVNSVYTIGQNNGIGGGQFVKQIISDTFDIDIHYFAAVDFQGFIEMIDEIGGIDINVETSFVDNQFPTYDEKWQSVSFQAGWQKMDGITALHYARSRHGNHGEGSDFARIKRQQKIIIAAKDKMTSFNTLINPKKITNLFSMFSKYTTTDLEPWEAVKLVHLAKDLNTQKIVTQSIDDRPGGYLKSGIALDGAYILQPTTGNFSQISMLIKNIFDLQKVSDENAKIVIQNGTTVPGLALKAVNYLDQMGYNIIRYGNSEDQSKVSTVIYDYTGQKNQTKESLEAIFQSKTKDKPPLEFSSSVIASNWGIYDDNGDLDQIDFLVILGQDQIVNEDIEIVTTIDPLLLNTSTASSTDDTTSEETTNQEEE